A single window of Desulfobotulus pelophilus DNA harbors:
- a CDS encoding ABC transporter permease: MKAATRRRWERFLANRKGLISLILFIILFFVSLFAEFIANDRPLMIRYQGETYFPVLKDYNETVFGGDFATLCDYRDPYIRENVDAHGFMIWPPIRFSYNTIRMDLPEPAPSRPDRTNLLGTDDQGRDVLARVIYGYRVSVLFGLCLAFGGAVIGTFAGALQGYYGGKVDLVGQRFMEIWSGLPVLYLIMILSSVVTPSFFWLLGLMLLFGWMSLVGVVRAEFLRGRNLGYVKAARVMGMTDRRIMFRHILPNAMVAALTFFPFILNGAITTLTALDFLGFGLPPGSPSLGELLSQGKTNLHAPWLGITAFCVLSIMLTLLIFVGEAVRDAFDPRLEGL; the protein is encoded by the coding sequence ATGAAAGCTGCCACCCGACGCAGATGGGAACGATTCCTTGCCAACCGCAAGGGCCTCATCTCCCTCATCCTCTTCATCATACTTTTTTTCGTAAGTCTTTTTGCGGAATTCATTGCCAATGACAGGCCCCTTATGATCCGGTATCAGGGAGAAACCTATTTTCCCGTACTCAAAGATTATAATGAAACTGTTTTCGGCGGAGACTTTGCAACGCTCTGTGATTACAGAGATCCTTATATCCGTGAAAATGTGGATGCCCATGGATTCATGATCTGGCCACCCATCCGTTTTTCCTACAACACCATTCGTATGGATCTCCCCGAACCGGCACCTTCCCGTCCGGACAGAACCAACCTGCTCGGCACGGACGATCAGGGCAGGGATGTTCTGGCACGGGTTATCTACGGCTACCGGGTCTCGGTTCTCTTCGGACTCTGCCTTGCCTTCGGAGGTGCTGTGATCGGTACCTTTGCCGGAGCCCTGCAGGGTTATTACGGGGGCAAGGTGGATCTTGTCGGCCAGCGTTTCATGGAAATCTGGTCCGGATTGCCGGTGCTCTACCTCATCATGATCCTCTCCAGTGTGGTGACACCCAGTTTTTTCTGGCTTCTCGGGCTCATGCTCCTTTTCGGGTGGATGTCCCTGGTAGGCGTTGTCAGGGCTGAATTTCTGAGGGGACGCAACCTCGGCTATGTCAAGGCCGCAAGGGTCATGGGCATGACAGACAGGCGCATCATGTTCCGGCATATTCTGCCCAATGCCATGGTGGCGGCCCTCACCTTTTTTCCCTTCATTCTCAATGGTGCCATCACAACACTTACGGCCCTTGATTTTCTGGGATTCGGCCTTCCACCGGGCTCTCCTTCCCTCGGAGAACTGCTCTCCCAGGGTAAAACCAACCTCCACGCCCCCTGGCTGGGGATTACCGCTTTCTGCGTTCTTTCCATCATGCTCACCCTCCTCATCTTTGTGGGAGAGGCTGTGCGGGACGCCTTTGATCCCAGACTGGAAGGTCTGTAA
- a CDS encoding ABC transporter ATP-binding protein — translation MHAPLVTVSKLSIAFSKTGGALSPVVHGIDFHIHAGECLALVGESGSGKSVTAKSLLRILPSGCHIDGSIAFNGMEITSMEESRLRKLRGGRIAMIFQEPLSALNPLHPVGKQIAEALYLHQGLPLHRSEKEVTALLDRVGIPDASRRRKSYPHELSGGQRQRVMIAMAIANNPDLLIADEPTTALDVTVQDKILRLLEDLRRERNMAMLFITHDLGVVRRMADRIAVMKDGRILETAAKDTLFTHPVHPWTRELVRTTQPPPPRAPTENPALLLTRGLAVRFPIKEGLLQRVKGHVHAVRGADLVIRKGETLGVVGESGSGKTSLAHALLRLIHTEGEILLDNKRIDGLSSGEFRKLRPRMQMVFQDPFDSLSPRMTVGEIVGEGLEVHSHMKTKERDVQIAQSLEAVGMDPSMADRYPHEFSGGQRQRIAIARALILKPDLLVLDEPTSSLDRSVQFQVLELLRHLQEERGLSYLFISHDLAVVRRISHRIAVMKDGDIVETGPAEQLFTRPEHPYTRELLAAALAA, via the coding sequence ATGCATGCACCTCTTGTCACCGTTAGCAAGCTGTCCATTGCCTTTTCCAAAACCGGCGGAGCCCTTTCTCCGGTGGTCCATGGCATTGATTTTCATATTCATGCCGGAGAGTGCCTTGCCCTTGTGGGAGAATCCGGCTCCGGTAAATCCGTAACCGCCAAAAGCCTCCTGCGGATCCTTCCTTCGGGATGCCACATTGACGGCAGCATTGCCTTCAACGGCATGGAAATAACCAGCATGGAGGAAAGCAGACTAAGAAAACTGCGGGGCGGACGTATTGCCATGATTTTTCAGGAGCCCCTTTCCGCTCTGAACCCCCTGCACCCCGTGGGCAAACAGATAGCAGAAGCCCTCTATCTGCATCAGGGCCTTCCCCTGCACCGTTCGGAAAAGGAAGTGACAGCCCTTCTGGACCGGGTAGGCATTCCCGATGCCAGCCGTCGCAGAAAATCCTATCCCCATGAACTTTCCGGAGGTCAGCGCCAGCGTGTAATGATTGCCATGGCCATTGCCAACAATCCGGATCTTCTCATTGCAGACGAACCCACTACAGCCCTGGATGTGACCGTGCAGGACAAAATACTGCGCCTGCTGGAAGATCTTCGCAGGGAACGGAACATGGCCATGCTCTTCATCACCCACGACCTCGGCGTGGTGCGACGCATGGCGGACCGCATTGCCGTCATGAAGGACGGCCGCATTCTCGAAACCGCAGCCAAAGACACCCTGTTTACCCATCCTGTTCATCCCTGGACCAGAGAACTCGTCCGGACAACCCAGCCCCCTCCTCCCCGCGCCCCCACAGAAAATCCGGCCCTCTTACTGACAAGGGGGCTGGCGGTACGCTTTCCCATCAAAGAGGGCCTTCTCCAGAGGGTCAAAGGGCATGTTCATGCGGTGCGGGGGGCGGATCTTGTGATCCGTAAAGGAGAAACCCTGGGTGTGGTGGGGGAATCCGGCTCCGGCAAAACCAGCCTCGCCCATGCCCTTTTACGCCTGATTCATACAGAAGGAGAAATTCTCCTCGACAATAAGCGCATAGACGGGCTTTCTTCCGGGGAATTCCGCAAATTACGCCCCAGAATGCAGATGGTGTTTCAGGATCCCTTTGACAGCTTAAGCCCCAGAATGACCGTGGGCGAAATTGTAGGAGAGGGCCTTGAGGTGCACTCCCATATGAAAACAAAAGAAAGGGACGTACAGATTGCCCAAAGCCTTGAGGCCGTGGGCATGGATCCATCCATGGCGGACCGCTATCCCCACGAGTTTTCCGGCGGGCAACGCCAGCGCATTGCCATAGCAAGGGCACTGATCCTCAAGCCAGATCTCCTCGTGCTGGATGAACCCACCTCTTCGCTGGACCGTTCCGTACAGTTCCAGGTTCTGGAGCTTCTGCGGCATCTCCAGGAAGAACGGGGACTGAGCTATCTTTTCATCAGCCATGATCTTGCCGTTGTACGACGCATCAGCCACAGAATCGCCGTAATGAAGGACGGAGATATTGTAGAAACCGGACCTGCAGAACAGCTCTTTACAAGGCCTGAGCATCCCTACACCAGAGAACTTCTTGCCGCCGCCCTGGCAGCATGA